The window CGAGTTCAACAAGGCACCGGCCCTCGTGCTGCTGCCCGCCGTCGACGTCGCGAGCGGCAAGGCCGTGCGACTGACCCAGGGCGAGGCCGGCACCGAGACCTTCCACGGCGACCCGGTCGACGCCGCTGCCGACTGGATCTCGCAGGGCGCGGAGTGGATCCACCTCGTCGACCTCGACGCCGCCTTCGGCCGCGGCAGCAACCTCGGCGTGATCAAGAAGGTCATCCGCCAGGCCAAGGGCGTGAGCGTCGAGGTGTCCGGCGGCATCCGCGACGACCGGAGCCTCGAGACCGCGCTGGAGTCCGGCGCCAAGCGCATCAACCTCGGAACGGCCGCCCTCGAGAACCCCGAGTGGGCCGCCAGTGTCATCGCCCAGTACGGCGACGCCGTCGCGGTCGGTCTCGACGTGCGCGGCACGACGCTCGCCGCCCGCGGGTGGACGCAGGACGGCGGCGACCTCTGGCACGTGATGGACCGCCTCGAGGAGGCCGGCTGCGCCCGCTACGTCGTCACCGACGTGACGAAGGACGGCACGCTGAAGGGGCCGAACGTCGACCTCCTCCGCCAGGTGATGGAGCGCACCTCCCGCCCGGTCATCGCCTCGGGCGGCATCTCCAGCCTCGACGACCTCGTCGAGCTGCGCGCGCTCGTGCCGCTCGGCCTCGAGGGCGCGATCGTCGGCCGCGCCCTTTACTCCGGCGCCTTCACCCTCGCCGAAGCCCTGGACGTGGCATCTGACTGACGACCCGGGCGCCCAGCCCGAGGCGGCCCGCGCCCTGCCCTCCCATTTCGCCGACTCCGCCGGTCAGCCCTGGCAGGGCCGGCACTTCGAGTCGCACGGGGCCCCGAGCGACGACGACGGCAGTGCACCGCCGGCCCTCCTCGCAGCCCTGACGGCGTTCCGCGCGGGGGAGGGGGCCCCGGATGCGGTGGTCGACGCCGTCCGCGACGTGCGCCTGCTCGTTCCCCTCGTCGCCCACGCCGGCGACGAGGGCGTCACCGCCACCGGCCTCCGCGTCGACAAGACGCAGGAGCTCTCGCTCGTCACGGTCGCCGGCCCGGGCGGCCGCACCGTGCTCCCGGCCTTCACCTCCGTCGCCGCGCTCGGCGCCTGGAACCCCTCGGCCCGCCCGATCCCGGTCGCGGCTCCCCGGATGGCCCTGGCCGCCGTCGCCGAGGGCACCGAGCTGATCGTGCTCGACCCGGGCTCCGCGACCGAGTTCGTGCTGCGCCGACCCGCGGTCTGGGCCATCGCCCGCAGCGCCCCGTGGCTCCCCGCCGTCGACGACCCCGAGGTGGTGGCGGCCTTCGAGGCGAGCGTCGCCGACGAGCCCGCCGTGGCGGCACTGCGTCTCGTGGCGGGCGACCCGGGCTACCGGATGCTCGGGCACGACGTCGTGGTCGTGCTGGCCCTCGTGCCCGGGCTCGACCAGGCGGCGCTCGGCGCGCTGACGTCGCGACTGCAGGAGCGCTGGGCCGCGCATCCGCTCATCGCGGAGCGCGTCGACTCGCTCGGAGTGCGCCTGACCGCGGTCGGCTAGGCCGACCGC of the Herbiconiux flava genome contains:
- a CDS encoding SseB family protein; translation: MPSHFADSAGQPWQGRHFESHGAPSDDDGSAPPALLAALTAFRAGEGAPDAVVDAVRDVRLLVPLVAHAGDEGVTATGLRVDKTQELSLVTVAGPGGRTVLPAFTSVAALGAWNPSARPIPVAAPRMALAAVAEGTELIVLDPGSATEFVLRRPAVWAIARSAPWLPAVDDPEVVAAFEASVADEPAVAALRLVAGDPGYRMLGHDVVVVLALVPGLDQAALGALTSRLQERWAAHPLIAERVDSLGVRLTAVG
- the priA gene encoding bifunctional 1-(5-phosphoribosyl)-5-((5-phosphoribosylamino)methylideneamino)imidazole-4-carboxamide isomerase/phosphoribosylanthranilate isomerase PriA; amino-acid sequence: MSEFNKAPALVLLPAVDVASGKAVRLTQGEAGTETFHGDPVDAAADWISQGAEWIHLVDLDAAFGRGSNLGVIKKVIRQAKGVSVEVSGGIRDDRSLETALESGAKRINLGTAALENPEWAASVIAQYGDAVAVGLDVRGTTLAARGWTQDGGDLWHVMDRLEEAGCARYVVTDVTKDGTLKGPNVDLLRQVMERTSRPVIASGGISSLDDLVELRALVPLGLEGAIVGRALYSGAFTLAEALDVASD